The Metabacillus schmidteae genome has a segment encoding these proteins:
- a CDS encoding Gfo/Idh/MocA family protein — translation MSKLRIAIIGCGGIANNKHFPALAQFKEECEMVAFCDVIEERALKAAKEFGSEDAKVYTDYNELLKDKTIDIVHVCTPNVSHSPITVAAFEAGKHVLCEKPMAHNTEAAQKMMDAWKKSGKKFTVGYQNRFREEVQALHQSCEREELGEIYFAKAHAVRRRAVPTWGVFPDKSQQGGGPLIDIGTHALDITLWMMDNYKPVSVSGSVFHKLGRLPEGPEGNLFGPWDPETFEVEDSAFGYIKMEDGSTIFLESSWALNTLDAKEAATTLCGTKGGAQIISGMGQKEKELIFNRAHNNMLVEQKKSPVGNIAYFEGGANSPEVLEAKQWLAAVKEDKEPLVQPEQAFVVTKILDAIYQSAETGKEVVFGK, via the coding sequence ATGAGTAAATTAAGAATAGCTATCATCGGTTGTGGTGGTATTGCAAATAACAAACATTTCCCAGCATTGGCACAATTCAAAGAAGAGTGTGAAATGGTAGCATTTTGTGACGTTATAGAAGAAAGAGCCTTAAAAGCAGCAAAAGAATTCGGATCAGAAGATGCGAAAGTATACACTGATTATAATGAATTATTAAAAGATAAAACCATTGATATCGTACATGTATGTACACCAAACGTATCGCATAGCCCAATTACAGTTGCTGCTTTTGAAGCTGGCAAACACGTTTTATGTGAGAAACCAATGGCACACAATACAGAAGCAGCACAAAAGATGATGGATGCTTGGAAAAAATCAGGAAAGAAATTCACTGTTGGTTACCAAAACCGCTTCAGAGAAGAAGTCCAAGCATTACACCAATCTTGTGAAAGAGAAGAATTAGGAGAAATCTACTTCGCAAAAGCACATGCAGTACGTCGTCGTGCCGTGCCAACTTGGGGAGTGTTTCCAGATAAATCACAACAAGGTGGAGGTCCACTAATCGATATCGGTACGCATGCCCTTGATATTACATTATGGATGATGGATAACTATAAGCCAGTATCCGTATCGGGATCAGTATTCCATAAATTAGGCAGATTACCAGAAGGACCAGAAGGAAATCTATTTGGACCATGGGATCCGGAAACGTTTGAAGTAGAAGATTCAGCATTTGGATATATCAAAATGGAAGATGGCTCAACCATTTTCCTGGAATCTTCATGGGCATTAAACACATTAGATGCGAAAGAAGCAGCAACAACGCTTTGCGGAACAAAGGGTGGAGCACAAATTATTTCTGGAATGGGACAAAAAGAAAAAGAATTAATTTTCAACAGAGCGCACAACAATATGTTAGTTGAACAGAAAAAATCTCCAGTAGGAAATATTGCATATTTTGAAGGTGGAGCAAATTCACCAGAAGTATTAGAAGCAAAACAATGGTTAGCGGCAGTAAAAGAAGATAAAGAGCCATTAGTACAGCCAGAACAAGCCTTTGTAGTAACAAAAATTTTAGATGCAATCTATCAATCTGCAGAAACTGGTAAGGAAGTTGTATTTGGAAAATAA
- a CDS encoding MFS transporter, translating into MSNTSVITENIETEVVEKNEKLSTVTKVSYGLGDFASQLFWSFSGSYLTIYYTDVVGIAPAVIAMIMLFSRIWDGINDPILGAIADRTNSKHGRFRPYILYGTPFLALFSVLAFTSPSFLGSMDAKIAWAVFTYVGLSMLYTVVNIPYGSLSSVMSSKQSERTALMSFRMTFTNLGSVALSIASMPLIIFFSGGNEGSLTGNGYTMTAVVLAVIAIPLFYILFFNTKEVVQPINKAKISFKTSFASVLTSKSLILIFFMLLTSLTAFFGRMGVQIYYYIYVIKRMDLIAIFMPLPAIGAVLGILLFTRFGTKIGKKNLLYISYFFSAVFLLILYFIDYSNITMLLVVTFLYGLAQFGTPIVMAMIPDAIDELEYKKGVRVDGTAFAATSLATKFASALGGAVTVALLGSFGYVANAEQTPEAIAGINLVVNVLPGICFLLAMIPVFLYKLDDNKSSEIREKLNAQRLV; encoded by the coding sequence ATGAGTAATACAAGTGTTATTACTGAGAATATAGAAACTGAAGTTGTTGAAAAGAATGAAAAGCTGTCTACGGTAACAAAAGTTAGTTATGGATTAGGAGATTTCGCAAGTCAATTATTTTGGAGTTTCAGCGGTTCATATTTAACTATTTATTATACAGATGTTGTTGGAATTGCACCTGCAGTTATTGCAATGATTATGTTATTTTCAAGAATTTGGGATGGGATTAACGATCCAATCCTTGGTGCTATTGCAGACCGTACAAATTCAAAACACGGTAGATTTAGACCTTATATACTATATGGTACACCTTTCTTAGCTCTATTTAGTGTATTAGCATTTACTTCTCCAAGCTTTCTTGGATCTATGGATGCGAAAATCGCATGGGCCGTATTTACATATGTCGGACTAAGTATGCTATATACTGTGGTTAATATTCCGTATGGTTCATTATCCTCTGTTATGTCATCTAAACAAAGTGAAAGAACTGCACTAATGTCTTTCAGAATGACATTTACTAATTTAGGAAGTGTAGCTCTCAGTATTGCTTCTATGCCATTAATTATTTTCTTTAGTGGTGGAAATGAAGGTTCTTTAACGGGAAATGGATATACGATGACGGCTGTAGTACTAGCAGTAATTGCAATTCCTCTTTTCTATATACTTTTCTTCAATACAAAAGAAGTTGTACAACCTATTAATAAAGCAAAAATATCTTTCAAAACATCATTTGCAAGTGTTTTAACAAGTAAGTCTCTGATTTTAATTTTCTTTATGTTACTGACTTCATTAACAGCGTTCTTTGGTAGAATGGGTGTTCAAATCTACTATTATATTTACGTAATCAAAAGAATGGATTTAATAGCTATCTTTATGCCATTACCTGCGATTGGAGCGGTACTTGGAATCTTATTATTTACTCGTTTTGGAACCAAAATTGGTAAAAAGAATTTGTTATATATTTCTTACTTCTTCTCAGCTGTATTCCTATTAATCCTTTACTTTATCGATTACAGCAATATTACAATGTTATTAGTTGTAACATTCTTATACGGATTAGCTCAATTTGGAACACCTATTGTTATGGCTATGATTCCTGATGCTATCGATGAATTAGAGTATAAAAAAGGTGTGCGTGTAGATGGTACCGCTTTTGCAGCAACAAGTTTAGCGACTAAATTTGCGAGTGCACTTGGTGGTGCTGTAACAGTAGCATTATTAGGTTCTTTTGGATATGTGGCGAACGCTGAACAAACACCAGAAGCAATTGCTGGTATTAATTTGGTAGTAAACGTATTACCTGGTATTTGTTTCTTACTAGCTATGATTCCTGTGTTTCTATATAAATTAGATGATAATAAATCTAGTGAAATTAGAGAAAAATTAAATGCACAACGTTTGGTTTAA
- a CDS encoding sugar phosphate isomerase/epimerase family protein yields MSNIKLGVSLFSFSTDYVKGILSLEDCIRSASEIGGEGFELVGASMLSTYPYATEKVVNNFKSMSDHYGIKFVSYGASADRGVTADRDLTDDELVQSAILDIKTANKLGCEMMRVQYHLSPAAIEKLVPYAENYGVKLGVEIHNPDNPSSPKIQKYVELFEKLGTDYAGFVQDFGCFATKPNKVYWDEALENGAPLELLELAANCRYDNVPKEEAMKKLLEAGANGAVIGALQGMYGFVQFSHNPDLEGFKQIVPHIKYCHGKFHYMHEHLEEASIPYTDILKVLHEANFNGYIMSEYEASPDAVEMTRRHIQMERNILNSLK; encoded by the coding sequence ATGAGTAATATAAAACTAGGAGTTTCGTTATTTAGTTTTTCAACAGATTATGTAAAAGGGATTCTTTCATTAGAGGATTGTATTCGTTCTGCCTCTGAAATTGGTGGTGAAGGATTTGAACTTGTTGGAGCATCAATGTTATCTACATATCCTTATGCTACTGAAAAAGTAGTTAATAATTTTAAGTCAATGAGTGATCATTATGGAATTAAGTTTGTATCGTACGGTGCAAGTGCGGATAGAGGGGTTACTGCGGACCGAGATTTAACAGATGACGAGCTCGTTCAGTCTGCAATTCTTGATATCAAAACTGCAAATAAATTAGGGTGTGAAATGATGAGAGTACAATATCATTTATCGCCAGCAGCTATTGAGAAATTAGTTCCTTATGCTGAAAACTACGGAGTTAAATTAGGAGTGGAAATTCATAATCCGGATAATCCCTCGTCTCCCAAAATCCAAAAATATGTGGAATTATTTGAAAAGTTAGGAACGGATTATGCTGGTTTTGTACAAGATTTCGGATGTTTTGCTACGAAACCTAACAAAGTATATTGGGATGAAGCACTTGAGAACGGAGCACCTCTGGAGTTATTAGAATTGGCTGCAAACTGCCGTTACGATAATGTACCGAAAGAAGAGGCTATGAAGAAATTACTAGAAGCAGGAGCAAATGGAGCTGTTATTGGTGCATTACAAGGTATGTACGGTTTTGTTCAATTTAGTCATAATCCAGATTTAGAGGGATTTAAACAAATTGTACCACATATTAAATACTGTCATGGTAAATTTCATTACATGCATGAACACCTTGAAGAAGCTAGTATTCCATATACTGACATTTTGAAAGTTCTTCATGAGGCTAACTTTAATGGATACATTATGTCTGAATACGAAGCATCACCTGACGCGGTAGAAATGACTAGAAGACATATACAAATGGAACGTAATATCCTTAATAGTTTAAAATAA
- a CDS encoding C-glycoside deglycosidase beta subunit domain-containing protein yields MTFVMKLPFVDTVVDDSLANTFVNGKKLGYEFQIRLSYYRGHYLSCIEDLTIMVDGEKVEANDINFCLNGKEFTIGQIPYLISEFWNCNEAATIKVYLPGGLEEGKHHIDVTLLLRNAYMFIPGNTEKHNYAVLDSCGSKTLTLR; encoded by the coding sequence ATGACATTTGTAATGAAATTACCTTTTGTTGATACAGTAGTTGACGATAGTCTTGCGAATACATTTGTAAATGGAAAGAAGTTAGGTTATGAGTTCCAAATTAGATTAAGTTATTATCGCGGACATTATTTATCTTGTATTGAAGATTTAACAATTATGGTAGATGGTGAAAAAGTAGAAGCGAATGATATCAATTTCTGCTTGAATGGTAAAGAATTTACTATAGGACAAATCCCATATCTTATTTCAGAGTTCTGGAATTGTAATGAAGCAGCGACAATTAAAGTTTATTTACCAGGTGGTTTAGAAGAGGGCAAACACCATATTGATGTAACACTATTATTACGTAACGCATATATGTTCATTCCAGGAAATACAGAGAAACATAATTATGCAGTTCTAGATTCATGTGGAAGTAAAACATTAACTTTAAGATAG